The proteins below are encoded in one region of Malaclemys terrapin pileata isolate rMalTer1 chromosome 8, rMalTer1.hap1, whole genome shotgun sequence:
- the LOC128842296 gene encoding proteinase-activated receptor 4-like, with translation MMSLHSGPCSAALCTSLLLTCIWLGWAEQCPTAPSQIKGRAMIRLPASEEAGRNTTFSGSWLKSYLCSPVTTLLIPTLYSTVLLVGLPANALAFWVLATKTKKCASTLFLLNLAGADLIFTFLLPFKISYHLLGNDWLLGDYACRALVTLFYGNMYGSILFLTCISLDRYISLVHPFLWRGSRHVWQAAGVCVGVWLAVGLGLSPLLRYRHSQHVPELNITTCHDILEPDTERELAYYFPALVVLGFAAPFVLITISYGSVLRRLLHKGRHYGHVVRLLALVLLVFTLCFTPSNVLLFFHYLQPQPEWHNLTYSWYVLALAVSAFNNCLDPFIYFYVSRDFRARLRARPCCRMGHNKSSSGRASEKQVLPQRSSEHSQP, from the exons ATGATGTCCCTGCATTCTGGGCCATGCTCTGCAGCtctctgcacttcactcctgctCACCTGcatctggctgggctgggctgagcaaTGCCCGACAG CACCCAGTCAAATCAAAGGCCGAGCCATGATCCGCCTCCCAGCCAGCGAGGAGGCCGGCAGGAATACCACGTTCTCCGGCTCCTGGCTGAAGTCTTACCTCTGCAGCCCAGTGACCACACTGCTCATCCCCACACTCTACTCCACGGTGCTGCTGGTCGGACTGCCAGCCAATGCCCTGGCTTTCTGGGTGTTGGCCACCAAGACCAAGAAATGCGCCTCCACCCTCTTCCTGCTCAACCTGGCCGGTGCCGACCTGATCTTCACCTTCCTGCTGCCCTTCAAGATCTCTTACCATCTGCTGGGCAACGACTGGCTCCTTGGGGATTACGCATGCCGTGCCCTGGTCACCCTGTTCTATGGGAACATGTACGgctccatcctcttcctcacttgCATCAGCCTGGACCGCTACATCTCACTGGTGCACCCCTTCCTGTGGAGGGGCTCCCGGCATGTCTGGCAGGCGGCGGGAGTCTGTGTGGGTGTCTGGCTGGCCGTGGGGCTGGGTTTGAGCCCGCTGCTGCGCTACCGCCATTCCCAGCACGTCCCAGAGCTGAACATCACCACCTGCCATGACATCCTGGAGCCGGACACGGAGCGCGAGCTGGCCTACTACTTTCCTGCGCTGGTGGTGTTGGGCTTCGCTGCACCCTTCGTGCTCATCACCATCTCCTACGGCTCGGTGCTGCGGCGGCTGCTCCACAAGGGGCGGCACTATGGCCATGTGGTACGCCTCCTGGCCCTGGTGCTGCTCGTCTTCACCCTGTGCTTCACGCCCAGCAATGTGCTGCTCTTCTTCCActacctgcagccccagcccgagTGGCACAACCTCACCTACAGTTGGTATGTGCTGGCCCTGGCCGTCAGCGCCTTCAACAACTGCCTCGATCCCTTCATCTACTTCTACGTCTCCCGGGACTTCCGGGCCCGGCTCCGGGCCAGGCCCTGTTGCCGGATGGGGCATAACAAGTCCTCCTCAGGCAGGGCCTCCGAGAAGCAGGTGCTGCCCCAGAGGTCCAGCGAGCACAGCCAGCCCTAG